From Actinoplanes oblitus, a single genomic window includes:
- a CDS encoding NRAMP family divalent metal transporter encodes MKRVLALALGILTAIGGFVDIGDIVANAEAGARFGLAHAWVLVVGVIGICAYAEMSGRVTAVSGRPVFDLVRERLGPRVALANLAGSLLVTVLTLGAELGGVGLALQLATSVDYLLWVPVVAVVLWVALWRVKFSVLENIFGLTGLVLIVFIVAAVKLGPDPAQLWQQASHPGPAGGEDWGTYWFVAVALFASALTPYEVFFFSSGGVEERWTSKDLTRSRVNVFVGFPLGGLLAFAIMVTSATVFQPRGTSVDTLAQVAMPVALAVGKLGLAAAILGFFAATFGAAMETGLSTAYTVAQYFGWDWGKRRRPREAARFHTVLIIGILVGVAVLMTTIDPIQLTEYTLVFSAVALPLTYLPILVVANDRDYLGNRINGRLANTVGTVYLVIVVAAAAAAIPLMLVTRMGGG; translated from the coding sequence GTGAAGCGCGTCCTCGCCCTCGCGCTGGGCATCCTGACCGCCATCGGCGGGTTCGTCGACATCGGTGACATCGTCGCCAACGCCGAGGCCGGAGCCCGCTTCGGGCTGGCACATGCCTGGGTCCTGGTGGTCGGGGTGATCGGTATCTGCGCCTACGCGGAGATGAGCGGCCGGGTCACCGCGGTCAGCGGGCGGCCGGTGTTCGACCTGGTCCGCGAACGCCTCGGCCCGCGGGTCGCCCTGGCCAACCTCGCCGGCTCGCTGCTGGTCACGGTGCTCACCCTCGGCGCGGAACTCGGCGGCGTCGGCCTGGCCCTGCAACTGGCCACCAGCGTCGACTACCTGCTGTGGGTGCCGGTCGTCGCCGTCGTGCTGTGGGTGGCACTGTGGCGGGTCAAGTTCTCCGTCCTGGAGAACATCTTCGGCCTGACCGGCCTGGTCCTGATCGTGTTCATCGTCGCCGCCGTCAAACTCGGCCCCGATCCGGCGCAGCTGTGGCAGCAGGCGTCGCATCCCGGTCCGGCCGGGGGAGAGGACTGGGGCACCTACTGGTTCGTCGCGGTCGCGCTGTTCGCCTCCGCGCTGACCCCGTACGAAGTGTTCTTCTTCTCCTCCGGCGGTGTCGAGGAACGCTGGACCAGCAAGGATCTGACCCGGTCGCGGGTCAACGTCTTCGTCGGATTCCCGCTGGGCGGGCTGCTCGCCTTCGCCATCATGGTCACCTCGGCCACCGTGTTCCAGCCGCGCGGCACCTCCGTCGACACCCTCGCCCAGGTCGCCATGCCTGTCGCGCTCGCCGTCGGCAAGCTGGGACTCGCCGCCGCGATCCTCGGATTCTTCGCCGCCACCTTCGGCGCCGCCATGGAGACCGGCCTGTCCACCGCCTACACGGTCGCGCAGTACTTCGGCTGGGACTGGGGCAAACGACGCCGTCCGAGGGAAGCGGCCCGCTTCCACACCGTGCTCATCATCGGCATCCTGGTCGGCGTCGCGGTGCTGATGACCACCATCGACCCGATCCAGCTCACCGAGTACACACTGGTGTTCAGCGCCGTCGCACTGCCGCTGACCTACCTGCCGATCCTGGTCGTCGCCAACGACCGCGATTACCTCGGCAACCGGATCAACGGCCGGCTCGCCAACACCGTCGGCACCGTCTATCTCGTCATCGTCGTGGCTGCCGCGGCCGCCGCGATCCCGCTGATGCTCGTGACCCGGATGGGAGGCGGCTGA
- a CDS encoding MarR family winged helix-turn-helix transcriptional regulator, whose product MPSSRHGPEEVDADLVEAFLTASRALVGVAARSLAAGDAEITLPQHRLLVVLASRGGQRMVDLADLLAVNSSTATRQCDRLQRRGLVRREPAPGDRRAVRVEITDAGRRLVRQVTDARRADISTILRTMPGRSRTALLAALRAFSDAAGEVPEQHWSLGWGTATDQGDRS is encoded by the coding sequence GTGCCCTCGTCTCGCCACGGTCCCGAGGAGGTCGACGCCGACCTCGTGGAAGCGTTTCTGACCGCCAGCCGCGCACTGGTCGGCGTCGCGGCACGCTCGCTCGCCGCCGGTGATGCCGAGATCACGCTGCCGCAGCACCGTCTGCTGGTGGTGCTCGCCTCCCGCGGCGGGCAGCGGATGGTCGACCTGGCTGACCTGCTGGCGGTGAACAGTTCCACCGCCACCCGCCAGTGCGACCGGCTGCAGCGGCGGGGCCTGGTCCGCCGCGAGCCGGCGCCCGGCGACCGCCGCGCCGTGCGTGTCGAGATCACCGACGCCGGGCGGCGGCTGGTCCGCCAGGTCACCGACGCGCGCCGGGCCGACATCAGCACCATCCTGAGGACCATGCCGGGCCGCTCCCGCACCGCGCTGCTGGCCGCGCTGCGGGCCTTCTCCGACGCCGCCGGCGAGGTGCCCGAACAGCACTGGTCGCTGGGCTGGGGAACCGCTACCGATCAGGGAGACCGTTCGTGA
- a CDS encoding FUSC family protein produces the protein MIPVSEAVLAATLAWYLAASGVGHPAPVFAASSALVVLAESRGRRLRQSAEIVLGVAAGVLVADLAVQLLGPGTLTIAVVLLLTVGPMIAAGASTTLIVQAAISAIYIVGVAEPRTDVMQGRCVDALIGGVLAVAVSQLAVARNPLAPLVAEARQTFTDLAGLLDTIDQALRDGDRDAADGALRRARDAHARVERLETAVLATGETLKLRVRRRRHLSQVRQVEATAVELDRVVDNIWVLARNAVTLTRLDVPAPPALSRALGALGEAILAAGESLATDLTGADDPQQHAGRADHTALEAVRIAAKLLESQPALPLTMIIGQIRATAIDLLRGVGHDDNVLNRVDEAVGLTTP, from the coding sequence GTGATCCCGGTCTCCGAAGCGGTCCTGGCCGCCACGCTGGCCTGGTACCTCGCCGCCAGCGGCGTCGGCCATCCCGCACCGGTGTTCGCCGCGTCGTCGGCGCTGGTCGTGCTCGCCGAGTCCCGCGGGCGCCGGCTGCGGCAGAGTGCCGAGATCGTGCTCGGTGTCGCGGCCGGTGTCCTGGTCGCCGACCTCGCCGTGCAGCTGCTCGGGCCGGGAACGCTCACCATCGCCGTCGTGCTGCTGCTGACCGTCGGCCCGATGATCGCGGCCGGCGCGAGTACCACCCTGATCGTCCAGGCGGCGATCTCGGCGATCTACATCGTCGGCGTGGCGGAACCGCGCACCGACGTCATGCAGGGGCGCTGTGTCGACGCGCTGATCGGCGGTGTGCTCGCCGTCGCGGTCAGCCAGCTCGCCGTCGCCCGCAACCCGCTGGCCCCGCTGGTCGCCGAGGCCCGGCAGACCTTCACCGACCTGGCCGGGCTGCTCGACACCATCGACCAGGCGTTGCGCGACGGTGACCGCGACGCGGCGGACGGCGCGCTACGCCGGGCACGCGACGCCCACGCCCGGGTGGAGCGGTTGGAGACCGCCGTGCTGGCCACCGGCGAGACCCTCAAACTGCGGGTCCGCCGCCGGCGGCACCTGAGCCAGGTACGCCAGGTCGAGGCGACCGCCGTCGAGTTGGACCGCGTCGTGGACAACATCTGGGTGCTGGCCCGCAACGCCGTCACGCTCACCCGGCTGGACGTGCCCGCACCACCGGCGCTGAGCCGTGCGCTCGGAGCCCTGGGCGAGGCGATCCTGGCCGCCGGTGAGTCGCTGGCCACCGACCTGACCGGCGCCGACGATCCGCAGCAGCACGCCGGCCGGGCCGACCACACCGCGCTGGAGGCGGTACGGATCGCCGCGAAGCTCCTCGAGTCGCAACCCGCCCTGCCGCTAACCATGATCATCGGGCAGATCCGGGCCACCGCCATCGACCTGCTGCGCGGTGTCGGCCACGACGACAACGTCCTGAACCGCGTCGACGAGGCGGTCGGGCTGACCACACCCTGA
- a CDS encoding ATP-binding protein gives MPELDPAVLNSPQRLRAVASARRELPVMPVPLDGVARMTARMLDTPMAVVTLVWAGEEEFLGLYGLPEPFASARRGGQEFSVCAFVVSADDVVAVSDTLIDERLREHPTVQQWGVRSFAGIPVHDTDGEPVGAITVLDTDRRAWTTRERALLTDVADMLGPIPAGTRSVTVAMDMLSADHQAAALARLGPAAGAVAQAEVQQAFINALLDSLQVGVVACDRERRPVVVNRMMRQLFGLPEGVSREEGLAAGLARVHHLDGTPIAAHELVVTRALNGETVRDAESMLRTPDAPDRYLLVNGQPLYDRDGNRLGAVSTVLDVTGRRRSERFHDCQLRVAQILNSSATVEHAAPGLLRAVGETLGWQYVSLWLIDDVADVAYPAGHWEAPGVHIEDLMPERLTRQDPGLVGPAWATARAIWIPDLARTASSDPRLRAFVAAAAQRDLRAAMAVPVCESDTVLAVLTCLTARGEHDEFLLTGLLTDIAEQIGRFLARRRAAELDLQLARAKDDFLTLIGHELRTPLTSVLACSTMLADDPHLDQDTRQMLGTVTRNTSAVQQIIDDLLDLAGVESGHHVLRRRPTDLVAVIAAAVAEVPHRDTIRIHTDLPSSLVVTGDSDRLRQIVEHLLSNAVKYSPDGGDVRVTLSASSSDVAELTVTDTGIGIPEPDRARLFTRFHRAANARHTDITGTGLGLALVRALVEAHGGTVTHDPAYHLGTRITVRLPR, from the coding sequence GTGCCGGAACTCGATCCAGCGGTCCTGAACTCGCCGCAACGGCTGCGGGCGGTGGCCAGTGCGCGTCGCGAGTTGCCGGTGATGCCGGTGCCGCTGGACGGCGTCGCCCGGATGACGGCGCGGATGCTGGACACGCCGATGGCGGTCGTGACCCTGGTATGGGCCGGCGAGGAGGAGTTCCTCGGGCTGTACGGGCTGCCCGAGCCGTTCGCGAGCGCACGGCGCGGTGGCCAGGAATTCTCGGTGTGCGCCTTCGTGGTCAGCGCCGACGACGTGGTCGCCGTGAGCGACACCCTCATCGATGAACGGCTGCGCGAGCATCCGACGGTTCAGCAGTGGGGCGTGCGATCCTTCGCGGGGATCCCGGTGCACGACACCGACGGCGAGCCGGTCGGCGCGATCACCGTCCTCGACACCGACCGTCGCGCCTGGACCACCCGGGAGCGGGCGCTGCTGACGGATGTCGCTGACATGCTCGGCCCGATCCCCGCCGGCACCCGGTCGGTCACGGTGGCGATGGACATGCTCTCCGCCGATCACCAGGCTGCCGCGCTCGCCCGGCTGGGGCCGGCGGCCGGCGCCGTGGCCCAGGCGGAGGTGCAGCAAGCGTTCATCAACGCGCTGCTCGACAGCCTGCAGGTCGGCGTCGTCGCCTGCGACCGGGAGCGGCGGCCGGTCGTGGTCAACCGGATGATGCGGCAGCTGTTCGGCCTGCCCGAGGGCGTCTCCAGGGAGGAGGGGCTGGCGGCCGGCCTGGCGCGCGTCCATCACCTCGACGGCACGCCGATCGCCGCCCACGAACTGGTGGTGACCCGGGCGCTGAACGGCGAGACGGTACGCGACGCCGAGTCGATGCTGCGTACGCCGGATGCCCCGGACCGCTACCTGCTGGTCAACGGGCAACCCCTGTACGACCGCGACGGCAACCGTCTCGGCGCGGTGTCCACGGTGCTCGACGTGACCGGCCGGCGGCGCAGCGAACGCTTCCACGACTGCCAGCTACGGGTGGCGCAGATCCTCAACAGCAGCGCCACCGTCGAGCACGCGGCGCCCGGCCTGCTGCGAGCCGTCGGCGAGACGCTGGGCTGGCAGTACGTCTCCCTCTGGCTCATCGACGACGTGGCCGACGTGGCGTATCCCGCCGGGCACTGGGAGGCCCCCGGCGTACACATCGAGGACCTGATGCCGGAACGGCTCACCCGGCAGGATCCCGGTCTGGTCGGGCCCGCCTGGGCCACCGCCCGGGCGATCTGGATTCCCGATCTCGCCCGGACCGCCTCGTCCGATCCGCGCCTGCGGGCGTTCGTGGCGGCCGCGGCGCAGCGTGATCTGCGTGCCGCGATGGCGGTCCCGGTCTGCGAGAGCGACACCGTCCTCGCCGTGCTCACCTGCCTGACCGCTCGCGGTGAACACGACGAGTTCCTGCTCACCGGGTTACTCACCGACATCGCCGAGCAGATCGGCAGGTTCCTCGCCCGCCGCCGGGCCGCCGAGCTGGACCTGCAACTGGCCCGCGCCAAGGATGACTTCCTCACCCTGATCGGCCACGAGCTGCGCACCCCGCTGACCTCGGTGCTCGCCTGCTCCACCATGCTGGCCGACGATCCGCACCTCGACCAGGACACCCGCCAGATGCTGGGTACCGTGACCCGCAACACCAGCGCCGTCCAACAGATCATCGATGACCTGCTCGATCTGGCCGGAGTGGAGTCCGGTCACCACGTGCTCCGCAGACGCCCCACCGACCTGGTCGCTGTCATCGCCGCCGCGGTCGCCGAGGTCCCGCACCGCGACACCATCCGGATACACACCGACCTGCCGTCGAGCCTGGTCGTCACCGGCGACTCCGATCGGCTGCGCCAGATCGTCGAGCATCTGCTCTCCAACGCGGTCAAGTACAGCCCGGACGGCGGTGACGTGCGGGTGACACTGTCGGCGAGCAGCAGCGACGTCGCCGAGCTGACCGTCACCGACACCGGTATCGGCATCCCGGAACCGGACCGGGCCCGACTGTTCACCCGCTTCCACCGGGCCGCCAATGCCCGGCACACCGACATCACCGGGACCGGCCTCGGTCTCGCCCTGGTCCGGGCACTGGTCGAGGCGCACGGCGGTACCGTCACCCACGATCCCGCCTACCACCTCGGCACCCGGATCACCGTCCGCCTGCCACGCTAG
- a CDS encoding intradiol ring-cleavage dioxygenase translates to MDHDHHDDDIFNRGLQFDLTTLLRRRQMLGLTLGVGLAGLAAGPAFAGTPAEPASAKVAAACQAIPTETAGPFPGDGTNGPNILTQSGIVRSDLRTSFGTSSATAGGVNLILRLTVLSATTCAPYGGAAVYLWGCDREGRYSMYSAGVTQENYCRGVQAAGAAGQLTFTTVFPGCYPGRWPHLHFEVYPSLARATSASGKLKTSQLAFPADICRNVYRTAGYQASITNLARVSLSTDSVFRDGYGQQMVTISGTPQSGYVASLTITV, encoded by the coding sequence ATGGACCACGACCACCACGACGACGACATCTTCAACCGTGGCCTCCAGTTCGACCTGACGACGCTGCTGCGTCGTCGCCAGATGCTCGGCCTGACCCTCGGCGTCGGCCTCGCCGGCCTGGCGGCCGGCCCCGCGTTCGCCGGGACTCCGGCGGAGCCCGCGTCCGCCAAGGTCGCCGCCGCCTGTCAGGCCATCCCCACAGAGACCGCGGGTCCGTTCCCCGGCGACGGCACGAACGGCCCGAACATCCTCACGCAGAGCGGCATCGTCCGCAGCGACCTGCGAACGAGCTTCGGCACCAGTTCCGCCACCGCCGGTGGCGTCAACCTGATCCTCCGCCTCACCGTGCTGTCGGCAACGACCTGCGCTCCGTACGGCGGGGCCGCCGTCTACCTGTGGGGGTGCGATCGGGAGGGCAGGTACTCGATGTACTCCGCCGGGGTCACCCAGGAGAACTATTGCCGTGGCGTACAAGCCGCCGGCGCCGCCGGCCAGCTGACGTTCACCACCGTCTTTCCCGGCTGCTATCCGGGGCGCTGGCCGCACCTTCATTTCGAGGTGTACCCGAGCCTGGCCCGGGCGACCTCCGCCAGCGGGAAACTCAAGACGTCCCAGCTGGCATTCCCGGCCGACATCTGCCGCAACGTTTACCGCACGGCGGGCTATCAGGCCAGCATCACGAATCTCGCGCGCGTGTCGCTGTCCACCGACAGTGTCTTCCGGGACGGCTACGGCCAGCAGATGGTCACGATCTCCGGCACCCCGCAGTCCGGGTACGTCGCGAGCTTGACGATCACCGTGTAG